One window of Manihot esculenta cultivar AM560-2 chromosome 17, M.esculenta_v8, whole genome shotgun sequence genomic DNA carries:
- the LOC110604643 gene encoding probable ascorbate-specific transmembrane electron transporter 1, with product MPTKSRSYQVSATPVTMLAHLILVAVATLVLVWLLHFEEGFAFVSHTKIKILNVHTFLMIVGFILVTGEAIMAYKTIPAKRKVQKAVHLVLHLIAMVAGALGVYTAFKYKHEIGAKDMVTLHSWLGIITISLFGLQWVLGFFSYVFPGAEMSAKASYMPWHVFGGMFIFFLAICTAQTGLLQRFKTLNQEGLIVNFTGLLLVLFAIGVGLSGFLPQGRGF from the exons ATGCCAACTAAAAGTCGCAGTTACCAAGTCTCTGCTACACCAGTAACCATGCTTGCTCATCTCATACTCGTAGCTGTCGCCACTCTCGTGCTTGTTTGGCTCCTACACTTCGAGGAAGGCTTTGCTTTCGTATCACATACCAAAATAAAGATTTTGAAC GTGCACACGTTTCTAATGATAGTTGGATTCATACTCGTAACAGGAGAAG CTATTATGGCTTACAAGACAATACCAGCAAAAAGAAAGGTTCAAAAGGCAGTTCACTTAGTGTTGCATCTGATAGCAATGGTGGCTGGAGCTTTGGGTGTTTATACAGCTTTTAAGTATAAGCATGAGATTGGAGCTAAAGATATGGTTACTTTGCATTCCTGGCTGGGCATAATTACCATCTCCCTCTTTGGTCTACAG TGGGTGTTAGGGTTCTTCTCATATGTGTTCCCTGGGGCAGAAATGTCGGCAAAAGCCTCATATATGCCATGGCATGTTTTTGGAGGAATGTTTATATTCTTTCTTGCTATTTGCACAGCACAGACTGGTCTGCTTCAGAGGTTCAAAACCTTAAACCAAGAAGGCCTTATTGTGAACTTCACTGGTCTCTTGCTTGTTCTCTTTGCAATTGGCGTTGGCCTTAGCGGTTTCCTTCCTCAGGGCCGAGGATTCTGA
- the LOC110605495 gene encoding probable transmembrane ascorbate ferrireductase 3 — translation MADGLVTYHYRRSASRLTIGAHLFGVLAFILMLIWLLHYRGGIEYDSDNVDRVFNVHPFLMFCGFIFLVGEAMMVYKTVPVSHNGQKFFHMMLHLTAICVGIVGICAVFKFHDMINVEDVYSLHSWIGIGTFCLFGLQWLFGLFTFIVPQPSETKQSMLPWHICGGRALLYMAVCAALTGLMEKSASMQQKHTRENHLMNFTGLFILLFGVFVDLSVALARYV, via the exons ATGGCTGACGGTTTAGTCACCTACCATTACCGGCGATCTGCCTCTCGCCTAACCATTGGTGCACACTTGTTCGGTGTCTTGGCTTTCATTCTCATGCTGATTTGGTTGTTGCATTATCGTGGAGGAATTGAGTATGATTCTGACAACGTTGATCGTGTTTTCAAT GTTCATCCGTTTTTGATGTTCTGCGGATTCATCTTTCTTGTTGGTGAAG CGATGATGGTGTACAAGACAGTACCAGTGTCACACAATGGTCAGAAATTTTTCCACATGATGCTTCATCTAACAGCTATATGTGTCGGAATTGTTGGGATTTGTGCTGTTTTCAAGTTTCATGACATGATAAACGTAGAGGATGTGTATAGTTTACATTCTTGGATTGGGATAGGGACCTTCTGCTTGTTTGGTTTGCAATGGCTCTTTGGATTGTTCACATTTATTGTTCCACAGCCTTCAGAAACTAAGCAAAGCATGCTTCCATGGCATATTTGTGGAGGTAGGGCTCTCCTTTACATGGCTGTTTGTGCAGCTCTAACTGGGTTGATGGAGAAATCTGCATCCATGCAGCAGAAACATACTCGTGAAAATCATTTGATGAACTTCACTGGATTATTCATTCTTCTCTTTGGCGTTTTCGTCGATCTCTCAGTTGCTCTCGCCCGTTACGTgtga